The window TGGGTGAAGGTCGACTGTCCAATTTGATGGGGCCAATCGTTCTGGACTTGAAAGCACCTCTGGCGCGTGACATCGCGGTTGGGGGCACCTTCACCATCACGGTTGTACTGAACCTGTTCATCCTTGGCCGGTTTCCCTTGCGGGCGCAGATCATCACGGTCTGGTGCGAATTGCTGGTGCTGTTCCTTTTATTCTTCGACACCTTCAATCTTTCCTACAGCTTCATCGCGACCAAAGTGGGCTTCATGATTACCCAAGGGGTTTTCACCACCGTCTATGTGTCCGCGATTTCCATTGCCATTGCATTCGTCCTGGCATTGTTGGGTGCGACAGCCCGTTTATCTTCCAACGGTTTCGCCATTGCCATCGCCAGCTTCTACACCTCGTTTTTTCGCGGTGTTCCGCTACTCATCCAGATCTATCTCATCTACCTGGGCATTCCTCAACTCGGCTACGTGGTCGGTGCCGTGCCGGCAGGGATTCTGGCGCTATCGCTGTGCTATGGCGCCTATATGACGGAGATCTTCCGTGGCGGGATCAGCAGCATCTCCCGCGGTCAGTGGGAAGCCTCTCGGGCGATTGGCCTGAATCCCTTTCAAACGATGACTCGCGTCATTCTCCCGCAGTCCATGCGCCTGATCATTCCGCCAACGGGTAACCAGTTCATTTCGATGCTCAAGGACAGCTCGCTGGTGTCCGTGATCGGCGTCTGGGAGTTGATGTTCCTGGCGCGGACACAAGGACGCGCCGAGTTCCGTCACCTGGAAATGCTCATCACCGCAGCCGTGCTTTATTGGCTGCTGTCGATCGTGCTGGAAACCGTTCAGTCGCGCCTGGAAAAACACTTCAATCGCGCCCACCGCTGAATCAGGAGCATTACGATGAATCAGCCGTCAGCTTCAGCAGTCATTGCCCCGTACCCCGCCATATCGATTCACGAGATGCATAAATGGTATGGCGATTTTCATGTGCTCAAGGGCATCGACCTGCACATTTCAAGCGGCGAAATAGTGGTCGTGTGCGGCCCCTCGGGTTCCGGAAAGTCGACACTGATTCGCTGCCTGAATCTGCTGGAAGACTTCCAGAAAGGTAAGGTCTTCATCGACGGAATCGAGTTGACCCGCCACGCCGCCTGCGTCGCGAGCATACGGCGCCAGGTCGGCATGGTGTTTCAGCAGTTCAACCTGTTTCCACACATGACCG of the Pseudomonas sp. MAG733B genome contains:
- a CDS encoding amino acid ABC transporter permease, with the translated sequence MYKDHIVKARMTDSALFMGAVAAVIFIITLICGVGEGRLSNLMGPIVLDLKAPLARDIAVGGTFTITVVLNLFILGRFPLRAQIITVWCELLVLFLLFFDTFNLSYSFIATKVGFMITQGVFTTVYVSAISIAIAFVLALLGATARLSSNGFAIAIASFYTSFFRGVPLLIQIYLIYLGIPQLGYVVGAVPAGILALSLCYGAYMTEIFRGGISSISRGQWEASRAIGLNPFQTMTRVILPQSMRLIIPPTGNQFISMLKDSSLVSVIGVWELMFLARTQGRAEFRHLEMLITAAVLYWLLSIVLETVQSRLEKHFNRAHR